Proteins encoded within one genomic window of Candidatus Dadabacteria bacterium:
- a CDS encoding glutamate synthase subunit beta, whose amino-acid sequence MGDPTGFMNYKRKLGPDRDPARRIADWDEFHGHLPEKELATQGARCMDCGVPFCQTGQIIGGMTAGCPINNLIPEWNDLIYSGLWREALERLHKTNNFPEFTGRICPAPCEGSCVLGINEPAVTIKSIECAIVDRGFEEGWITPEPPEIRTGKKVAVIGSGPAGLSCAAQLNKAGHMVTVFERDDRIGGLLMYGIPNPHLDKKIVDRRVDILAEEGIEFVTNTEVGKDIDGNELVENFDAVVICTGATKPRDLPIEGRDLDGIHFAMEFLRANTKSLLDSGLADGRYISAADKDVIILGGGDTGTDCVATSMRHRCRSLLQFEILPKPPLERAADNPWPQWPRVYRLDYGQQEAMAVFGEDPRRYQVLTKRFAGDAEGRVAELETVRIEWYMGDDGRMAFREVEGSEQKWPCGLVLLALGFLGPEQELLQQMNIHTDERSNAMAEYGKYMTNVEGVFAAGDSRRGQSLVVWAINEGREAARECDRYLMGSTDLP is encoded by the coding sequence ATGGGTGATCCCACAGGTTTTATGAATTATAAAAGGAAGCTCGGGCCTGACAGGGATCCTGCCCGCAGAATCGCCGACTGGGACGAGTTTCACGGCCATCTCCCCGAAAAAGAACTTGCCACTCAGGGTGCAAGGTGCATGGACTGCGGGGTCCCCTTCTGCCAGACGGGCCAGATAATCGGCGGCATGACCGCGGGATGCCCCATAAACAACCTTATACCCGAGTGGAACGACCTGATTTATTCGGGACTCTGGAGAGAGGCTCTCGAGAGACTTCATAAGACGAACAATTTCCCCGAGTTCACGGGCCGGATATGCCCCGCTCCCTGCGAGGGGTCGTGCGTTCTGGGCATTAACGAGCCCGCGGTCACCATAAAAAGCATAGAGTGCGCCATAGTCGACAGGGGTTTTGAGGAAGGATGGATAACCCCCGAGCCCCCCGAGATCAGAACCGGGAAGAAAGTCGCCGTCATAGGCTCCGGGCCCGCGGGACTTTCCTGCGCCGCGCAACTTAACAAGGCGGGACACATGGTCACCGTGTTTGAGAGGGACGACCGCATCGGCGGACTGCTCATGTATGGAATTCCCAACCCCCACCTCGACAAGAAGATAGTCGACCGCCGCGTCGATATACTCGCAGAGGAGGGAATCGAGTTCGTCACCAACACGGAAGTGGGAAAGGATATCGACGGAAACGAACTCGTAGAGAACTTTGACGCGGTCGTGATATGCACGGGAGCTACAAAGCCCAGGGATCTTCCGATAGAGGGAAGGGACCTTGACGGAATCCACTTTGCTATGGAGTTCCTGAGGGCCAACACGAAGAGCCTTCTTGACAGTGGGCTCGCCGACGGCCGCTACATCTCCGCCGCGGACAAGGACGTTATCATTCTCGGGGGCGGCGACACCGGAACCGACTGCGTCGCGACATCCATGAGACACAGATGCAGGAGCCTTCTTCAGTTCGAAATACTTCCCAAGCCTCCGCTCGAAAGGGCTGCGGATAACCCGTGGCCGCAATGGCCTAGGGTGTACAGGCTTGATTACGGCCAACAGGAGGCCATGGCGGTTTTCGGAGAAGATCCGAGAAGGTACCAGGTTCTTACCAAAAGATTCGCAGGAGACGCAGAGGGCAGGGTGGCGGAACTTGAGACCGTACGCATTGAGTGGTACATGGGGGATGACGGAAGGATGGCTTTTCGGGAAGTTGAGGGTTCCGAGCAGAAATGGCCATGCGGGCTAGTGCTTTTGGCCCTCGGATTCTTGGGACCCGAACAGGAACTCCTCCAGCAGATGAATATCCATACCGACGAACGCTCAAACGCCATGGCGGAATACGGAAAGTACATGACGAATGTCGAGGGAGTTTTCGCCGCGGGGGACTCGCGCAGGGGGCAAAGCCTTGTGGTGTGGGCTATAAACGAGGGAAGAGAAGCCGCAAGAGAGTGCGACAGGTATCTTATGGGGTCAACCGATCTTCCATAA